The genomic interval AAAGAGAGACCCATGTCTGCCACCATCGACATCAATAGCGTAACCAAGGCTTACGGAGCCCTGACAGTGCTCGATGATATTTCCCTGAGCATAGAGGCTGGTGAGTTTGTTGTTTTCCTCGGCCCTTCGGGCTGTGGCAAGTCAACGTTACTGCGGATGATCGCGGGGCTGGAATCAGTCGACAAGGGTACGATTCATATCGGAGGCGAGCGGATCGATACATTGCCTCCGGGCAAGCGCGGCGTGGCCATGGTGTTTCAGACCTATGCTCTCTATCCGCATATGACCGTGGCGCAGAATATGGCCTTTGGTCTGGAAAATCTCAAGGTCGACAAAGCCGAGATCGACAGACGCGTCCAATCGGCCGCCGAAACGCTGGAGATGGCCCATCTGCTTGATCGCAGGCCTGCCAAACTCTCCGGCGGTCAACGCCAGCGCGTGGCCATCGGGCGGGCTATCGTCAAGGAACCCAAGGCGTTCCTGTTTGATGAACCGCTATCCAACCTCGATGCGGCGTTGAGAAGCCGCACCCGTCTCGAATTGGCTCAGCTGCACCAAAGGCTCGGTTCGACCATGATCTTCGTGACCCACGATCAGGTGGAGGCCATGACGCTGGCTCACCGGATCGTTGTCATGCATGACAAGAAGATCGAGCAGATCGGCACGCCGATGGAAATCTATCAGCGCCCCGCTACCCGTTTTGTTGCCGAATTTGTCGGCTCGCCCGCCATGTCGATGATGCCGATCACAGGCATTGTCAGCGCGCAAAGCCCAGATCAAAAAGGTGCAACGCTGGAGGTGGAAGGAGCAGGCATGGTCGCAACTCAAGTGCCGCTGCCCGCAAGCTTTGCTCTGGATGGCGCAACCATGGGCGTTCGGTCTGAAGATACCCATGTTGTCCAATCCGGTGCGGATGGGCTGAACCTGACAGTCACCGTTGTTGAGCGGCTTGGAGAACGCACACTGCTCTATGGCAAGCTGGACACCGGTCTGGAAATGATTGTTGAGGACAGCGGCCGCTCGACGGTCAGGGCAGGGGAAACGGTGAAATTCGACTTTGATCGCTCCGCCCTGCATGTCTTCGATGGCTCTGGGCGCGCCTACCATATGGCAGAGGAGGCGTAAGATGGCTGAGTCCTATCGTCGCTCCCGCTGGTCAAATGCCCTGTTCATTTTGCCCTATATGACGGTCTTTCTTAGTCTGCTTGTTTTTCCGCTCTTCTGGGGCATGTGGCTTTCGCTCAACAAGAGCGACCTTTTCGGCGGCGCCCGCTTTATTGGCCTCAAAAACTATTATCGCGTCTTCAGTGACCCTGTTTTTGGACAGGCAGTCTGGAATACGGTCATTTTCGTTCTTGTTTCTGTGCCCACCCTCGTGGCGCTGGGGTTGTTCCTGTCTTTGGCACTCAACAAGACCACGCGCGCCTCGTCGCTGCTGCGCGGGCTGTTCTTTTCTTCCACTGTCCTGTCGGTCACCATCGTCACGCTGATCTGGCGCTTTGTCTTCATTCCCGGCGATGGCCTGCTGGCCTTGCTGTTTGATAAGATGGGCTGGGAGCAGATCGGGTTTCTTTCCACCGAGGGCTGGTCGCTCTTTTCGGTTGGCGTGGCAACTGTCTGGTGGTGTCTGGGCTTGCCTATGATGCTGTTTCTTGCCGCGCTTCAGCAGATACCCGCTGACCTTTATGAAGCCGCAGCGCTCGATAATGCCAGCCGCTGGCGGGTGTTGACGCGTATTACGCTGCCTTCGATCAAATCCACCATCGTGCTCGTGGCCATAGTGCAGATCGTCATGCAGTTTCAGCTGTTCGGACAGGCCCAGTTGATGACCAACGGCGGACCGGCGGGCTCTTCGCGTCCGATTGTTCTCTATATCTTCGATACCAGCTTCATCCGCTGGGATGTCGGCATGGGCACGGCTGCTTCCGAAGTGCTGTTCCTCATCATTCTGCTGGCGGCAATGGTGCAATATTGGGTGACATCGCGAAAAGGGGAGGCTTGAGCCATGGCTGTTCTGAGCAAGAAAAACAAAAGCTTTTCGCCTGACAAGCTGACATCCAACCGCGCCCTGTTCTGGATCGCTGCCGTCTTCGCAATTGTCATGATCGCACCAGCGCTTTGGGTGCTGGGGCTGTCTTTCAAGGACAACACGCTTTTGATGCGTGGGTCCGAGGCTGTGTTCTCGGCGCCATATACCTTGAAGAATTATACAGATCTGTTCCATTCCAGTCTGGTCTTTCGCTGGTTTCTCAATTCCATGGTGGTTGCTGTAGGGCAGACTGTGGGCGTGCTCACCCTGTCGTCGCTGGCAGGTTATGCCTTCGCGCGGCTGGAATTCCCATTCCGCAAGACGATCTTTGTCATCGTGCTGTTTGGTCTTGCTGTGCCGGAGCAGGCGGTCATCATCGCGCGTCACCAGATGTTCAGCTGGCTCAACATGCATAATAGCTATCTTGGCCTGATGCTGCCGGGCATGTCTTCGGCCTTTGGTGTGTTCCTGATGACGCAGTTTTTCCGCGCCATCCCCAAGGAGATCGACGAAGCTGCCCTGCTCGACAACACGCCGCGCTTCCGCATTTTCTGGAAGGTGCTGCTACCGCTGACCATGCCAGCGCAGGCAACGCTTGGTATTTTCACCTTCCTGCTGGCGTGGAACGATTATTGGTGGCCGCTGATTTCAGCCACCAAAAAGGACATGTATACGCTGACCATCGGCATCGCATCCTCACAGCGCAATTTCGCTCAGACCGAGGGGCTTGGCTTTCTGGCCGCACAGGCGGTGTTCGCCTCATTGCCGGTCATCATTGTCTATATCTTTTTCCAGCGGAATATCGTGACCGCTGTTTCGGGAGGAGCCGTCAAATAGCTATGGGCGGCTAACATTATCGGCAGCCTTCTGGAAGAGGGAAGAAATAGGAGGGCAGGCCGGTCATTTTAGGGGCGAAGGCCCCAACATAGGGAGAGAAAAATGAAATCCATTCTATTGGCAACGGCCTCTGCCGCTTTGCTCGGCATGGCCACTATGGCACAGGCCGACACGACGATTGAACTGCAACGCTTCTTCGGCGCATGCGAAGCGGACTATGGCACTGTTACCGACGTCTCCAAGGCGGTTGGCGAATGCGGCATTATCACGTCTCTGGTCAACAAGTTCGAAGCGGAAAATCCGGACATCAAGGTCAACGTGACCACCGTAGAATGGCCCGGCTATAATCAGCTCAACGCCCAGCTCGCTTCCAACGCAGCGCCCGATGTGGTCTCGGTTCACTATTCAGCGATTTCCGATTACTCCACCCGTGGCCTCTTCATGCCGCTTGATGATCTGTTTGCATCGGCTGGCATCGATCCGGCAGATTTCTCCGATGCTGCTCGTGGCGGCGCCACCAAGGACGGCAAGATGTATGCCCTGCCGTTTGACAACTGGACCATGCTGTTCCATGTCAACCTCAACCTGATGAAGGAAGCTGGTCTCGTCAATGCCGATGGTACACCGATCCTGCCGACCTCGGTTGATGAATTCTTCGAACAGGGCAAACAGTTCAAGGAAAAAACCGGCAAGCCATATCTGGTACAGATCTATGCCAACGAAACCGCTGCCTATATGCGCATTTTCTACACGCTGATGATGCAGCAGGATTATGACTTCTTCAAAGATCCGTCCAAGATCGATCTTTCTGGCCCTGAAGCCAAGAAGGCGCTGGAATTCATGAAGAAGATCCATGACGAAGGCCTTTCCACGCTCGATATGGACTATTCGGCAGCAGTCTCCGGCTTCTCCTCTGGTGAAGGTGGTATTGAGGTCAATGGCACCTGGTTGATCGGCGATCTGGATGCCCAGTCCAAGGAAGAGGGCAATGCGCTCTCCGGTGGCTACACCGTTTATCCGGTGCCGCAATTCTATCCGGCCAAGAACGCCACCTATGTGGACGGGCATGGCTGGGCAGTTCCGCGTGGCGATCGCGATGAAGACAAGATGGTGGCCATCGGCAAGCTCTTCAAATTCCTCGAAGACAATGACTATGAATGGGCTCGCACCGGCCATCTGCCAGCTGTGAAAGCCGTGTTCGATATGCCTGAATTCAAGGCTCTGCCGCACCGCGACAAGATCGTCGAGATCGCCAAGATCGGGCAGACCCTGCCGGAAGGCGTAATGCGCCAGTTTGCGCTTCAGGATATTGTCGGTGAAGAACTGGCAGCCGCCATCAATGGTAACAAGTCCGTTGATGATGCGCTGGCTCGTATAGAAGAACGCGTCAACGATCTGCTTGGCAACCTCTAGCAATAGCACAAGAGCGCAGGCCAAGTGCCATTATAGTGCGAAGAATAGGGGAGCGGCATTGAATGCCGCTCTTTTTGATACTTACCTGTCTGTCTCTTGGCTGTGTTTTTGGCGAAGCACGATTCGCAGGTTGGTCGGATCAGTAAAACGCCGGAACAGGCAAGAAATGTCGGACTTCTATTCCTGACAGATAAAGAAATTCTGTCTTATCAGGTAAATTTCAAAACCATTTATTACCTCGGTCAGAATTTGTCGACCAGCTCTTGAAAACTGATCTAACCCTTTTTGAAATAAAAGAAAAAGAAAAGGTGAAGACAAGGTGTCACAACGGGCGAGACTGTCTTGTTTGGCCTTTTATATTATCAATTAGGATAATACTGAAACCACAATATTCATTCCACTGTGACAGCTTCCTGTCAGACAAGCAGACTACTATCCCCGCGATGGCCCGCCAAATAAAATAAGGCTGGCTTAATTGTGGAGGAGAAATCATGATTTCCAAAGTGGTCCGCGCAGCACTCGCTGTCGCAGCAATGTCTCTCGTACCTGCCGCAGCGCAAGCGTTCGAACCTGAAAATCCGGAATGTATCGCTCCTGCCAACCCTGGTGGTGGCTGGGACTTCACCTGCCGTCAGGTTGGCAAATCCTTGCAGGATCTCGGCCTGATCGGTTCCACCATGCAGGTGGTAAACCTTGCTGGTGGTGGCGGTGGCGTTGCCTATGCAGCCGTGGTCAACAAGCGTGGTGACGATAGCAACCTCATCGTGGCTGCCTCTTCGGCAACAGCAACCCGTCTGGCACAGGGTGCCTATCCGGGCAACACCATGGATCAGGTCCGCTGGGTTGGTGCCATTGGCGCAGACTATGGCGTGATTGCAGTGGCTGCAGATAGCCCGATCAAAGACCTTACTGAACTGATGACGCAGCTTAAAGACAAACCAAGCTCTATTGCAGTTGCTGGTGGGTCCGCTGTTGGTGGCTGGGACCATCTCAAGGTTCTGATCGCAGCCAACGCCGCAGGTATCAGCGATGTGCGCAAAGTCAAATATATTGCCTTCAATGGTGGTGGCGAAGCGGTAACCCAGCTGCTGGCTGGTTCTGTTCAGGCATTCTCCGGCGATATTTCAGAAGCAAAAGGCTTCGTGGATTCAGGTGATATCCGCGTGATTGCCGTTCTGTCTCCGGAACGTCTTGATGGCGACTATGCCGCATTCCCAACTGCGAAAGAGCAGGGCATTGACGCCATTGGTGCCAACTGGCGCGGCTTCTATGCACCAAAGGGCATGAGCGACGAAGCTTATGACTTCTGGGTTTCCAAGATCGACGAACTTTATGATACCCCACAGTGGAAGACTGTCATGAAGAATAACGGTCTGGCTCCGCTTGATCTGCAGGGCGCAGAATTCGAGCAGTTTGTTGGTGAATCTGTTGCCAAAATCCAGCAGATCTCTCGCGATATCGGCATCATCAAATAACAATAAGCTATCCCGGTTGCGGCGGCTGAGACCGGCCGCCGCAATTTCCGTCTAACGAGGGAATGATCATGAGTGATCGTATCTTCGGAGCTGTTGGGCTCCTGCTGGCCGCGCTCTTTGCCTATTCATCCATGATAATCGAGGAGAGCTTTCTCTCCGATGCTGTCGGCCCCAAGGCCTTCCCGCTGATTATCGCCGCCATTCTGGCTATCTCGTCCCTGACAATCATTCTGAAACCGGACGCCGCGCCCAAATGGCCGACGCTTCCGCGGTTCGTCGAGCTTGTCGCCTCCATCGTCGTGATGGTGCTGTATGCCGAGTTTCTGCCAATTGTTGGTTTTGTGATCGCAACGGCTGTCGCGTCCACCTATCTCACCTGGCGTTTGGGGACATCCGCCATCCAGTCTGTGGTGGTCGGTATATCCATCTCCGTCGGCATCTATGTCATTTTTCACCTTCTCTTTGGCCTGTCGTTGGCCAAAGGCCCGCTTGGTTTCTAAGGAGATCGGATTATGGAAACTTTTTCGTCTCTTGCAGACGGTTTTGTGATTGCGATGACCTTTCAGAACCTCATTCTGGCGCTGCTGGGGTGTTTTCTGGGAACCATCATGGGCGCGCTGCCCGGTCTTGGCCCGTCAAACGGGGTCGCGATCCTCATTCCTCTGGCCTTCTCGCTGGGCCTTGGCGCTACGCCGTCTCTCATTCTGCTGACCTCCGTTTATTACGGCGCCATGTATGGCGGTCGTATTTCATCCATCCTGCTCAACATCCCCGGTGATGCGCCTGCCTTGATGACTTGCCTTGATGGCTATCCCATGGCGCGCAATGGCCGAGGCGGGGAGGCGCTGGCGCTTTCCGGTTTTGCGTCCTTCATCGGTTCTTTCCTGGCAACCTGGGGACTGGTTCTGCTGGCGCCGCAGTTGGTCAAGATTGCGCTGGCCTTCGGACCTGCTGAATATTTCGCTCTGTTCGCATTGGCCTTCGCCACGCTGGGCGGTGTTTCTTCCACTAATCAGGCGAAATCGGCTTTCGCAGCGATGGTCGGGCTTGGCCTTGCCATGGTCGGGGTGGATACCCAGACCGGTGTGCCACGCTTCACCTTTGGTCTCGTGCATTTCTATGATGGCATTGACTTCCTCGTTGCCATCGTCGGCTTGTTTGCGATCTCGGAAGTCTTCATCTTCATCGAAAATCGCCACGGCGATGCGGATGCAGAAGGCAAAAAGGTCGAGCTTGGTCGTCTGACGCCAACCATGAAGACCTTCTGGGGCAGTTTCCCTTCGATTATCCGCACCAGTATCGTTGGCTTCATTGCCGGTGTTCTGCCCGGTGCCGGAGCCTCCTTGGGGTCCTTCATTTCCTATTCCATGGAAAAGCGTCTGCTCGACAAGAATGGCACCTTCGGTAAAGGTGACCCGCGTGGTGTGGCTGCGCCTGAAGCGGGCAACAACGCTGCTGCCGGTGGTGCTCTGGTTCCAATGCTGGCGCTCGGTGTTCCCGGCTCTGGCACGACCGCCGTTCTTCTGGCGGTTCTGCTGGCGCTTAACATCACGCCCGGTCCATTGCTCTTTGCCAACAACCCTGATGTGGTCTGGGGCCTGATTGCTGCGCTCTTCATCGGCAACTTCATCCTGCTGCTGCTCAACATTCCGTTCGTGGGGATCTTTATCCGCGTGCTGCTGGTGCCGCCGCGCATCCTGATGCCGATCGTTGCAATGGTCAGCTTTGTCGGGATCTACGGCATTGCCGGGTCCAGCTTCGATCTTCTGATCATGGTGGCCTTCGGTGTCGTCGGTTGGCTGTTCCGCAAGCTTGATGTGCCGCTGGTGCCGGTCATTCTCGGGGTGCTGTTGGGCAACAATATGGAAAGCAACCTGCGCCGCGCCATTACCATTTCTGATGGTGACTGGACGGTTCTGTTCGCAAGCCCGCTCGCGATCACCCTGTGGTCGATCTCGATCATCGGCTTTGTGCTCCCTATCTTCGTCAGCCGCTTCATGCCCAAGAAACCAAAACCGGTTTCTGCTGAAGCTGAAGAGGAAGTATCCAATTAAGACGCATCTCCCGGTCCGACATAATAAACCAGTCCCCCAACGATAACGGATCGGGATTTGCATCAGAAACAAGGGGAGTGCCGGCCTTGGGTTGGCACTCTCTTAAAAGCCCTCAAAGGAAAGCAATCCGATTTCTTCGACAAAATCACAGTTTTTTTGGCTAAATTGCTGCGATTATGACCTCGGTCAGAGACTTGACGGAAATATCGGATAAAAAGGGCGATTAATATGATTGCGACTGTGACTGCGAAAGTGGCCATAAGTGAAAAACCGGCAATCAATGAGGGTGGATGAAACCGCAATCAACAAGGAATGAGAATATCCATTGTCACTGTCCGCAATCCTGCGACGATCTCTCTCCTAGCCGATTAATGTCAGGGTGCCATGGTGCCACTGAGAGGCTTTCAGACGGTGTGACAATGTAAATTCTGATTGCTCAAACGGCTAAAGGAATGTGCTAGTGAGCGACGGATTGGAATTCTTGACGGTTGAACCGGCCTCTGACCCTGTGGCCCGAAGGGAAATCGTCGACCTGCTGGCCAGTTGCGGCCTTGATTACGAGAAGCAAATCGAGTTTTTCGTAACAGCGCGGCAGGAAGGGCGGCTCGTAGCCTGTGCAGGCTTCGAAAAAGGCATCATCAAGGATGTTGCCATTTGCCAGACGCTGCGAGGCAGCGCGATCAGCCTGCGGCTCGTTAGCGAGGTAACCTATCTCGCCCATAGTCAGGGATATCAAATTCTTTTCGTCTATACCGAGCCGCATAATGCGGATTTCTTTTTGGGCTGCGGCTTCTATCCGCTGGTCGAAGTGCCCGGACAGACGGCCCTGCTAGAGAATACGCCGGTCGGTATCAAGAATTATTGTGCCTCTCTGGCCCGCTACAAGGTGGAGGGGGATAAGATTGGCTGCGTGGTAGCCAACGCCAATCCCTTTACGCTCGGTCACCTCTATCTGATTACCGAAGCAGCGAAATCCTGTGATTGGCTCCACCTGTTCATCGTCAAGGAAGATGCCTCGCTCTTCTCCTATCATGATCGCTTCATGCTGGCCAAGGAGATGACCAAGGACATTCCCAATCTCACCTTGCATGGTGGCTCGAAATATATGGTCTCGCGGGCCACGTTCCCGGCCTATTTCTTCAAGGACAAAGGCATGGTCGGTCAATGCCGCACCGCGGTCGATCTGTTGCTCTTCCGCAAATATATCGCCCCGGCCCTTGGCGTGACCCACCGCTTTGTCGGCACCGAGCCATTCTGCGATACCACGCGCAAATACAACAATGACATGAAATTCTGGCTCCAGGAGCCGAGCTCCATAGCCCATTCCATCGAGGTGGTTGAGCTGGAGCGCACCAAGCGCAGCGGCATCGCCGTTTCCGCTTCAGAAGTGCGCCGCCTGTTGGCGGGAGGAAACTTTGAAAAGATCAAGGAGTTCGTACCCAAACCGACCTTTGATCTGATCATGAATAAATATGCCACATCAGTTTGACAGCTGACGGCCTGTCGCCGCCATGCGTGCCATCGATTTTAAAAATCTAAAGGAGCGAAACATGCAGATCATACAGGAGGCGTTGGCGGGGACACTCGAATCGAGCGATCTCTTTGTCAGGGTCTCACCGTCAGAAGGACCGCTTGAATTGATCCTGAACAGCGAAGTTCAGCACCAGTTCGGCGACCAGATCCGAAAGGTCGCGCAAGAGACTTTTGCAAAGCTCGGCGTGTCCGAAGGGGCCACCGTAATCATTGAAGACAAGGGCGCGCTGGATTGCGTGATCGAAGCCCGCCTGGAAGCCGCTCTTCTGCGCGCCGCAGGTGATAAGTCGGTAGAGTGGGAGGCCCTGTCATGACTTTGCGTCGTTCCATGTTGTTCATCCCCGGCTCCAATGCCGCGATGATCTCGACCGCTTTCGTCTTCAAGCCGGACTCGGTCATGTTCGATCTTGAGGATGCGGTATCCCTGCGCGAAAAGGATGCTGCCCGTCTGTTGGTCTATCACACCCTCAAATCATCGCTTTATGATGGAATTGAGCGAGTTGTCCGTATCAACCCATTGTCGACGCCATATGGCAAGGATGATCTCGAGGCCGCCGTGCGCGGCGGCGCCGACGTCATCCGCCTGCCCAAGACAGAAACGGCCGATGATGTGAAGGAGCTGGAAACCTGCGTTGAGGCGCTCGAGCGCAAATGCGGCCGCGAAGTTGGCTCGACATTGCTCATGGCTGCCATTGAATCTGCGTCCGGTGTGATCAACTCGGTCGCCATTGCCACCGCTTCCAAACGCCTGATGGGCATTGCTGTGGCCGGCTTTGACTATGTGGTCGACATGCAGACCGAACGCGGCGATGGCTCTGAGCTGTTCTATGCCCGCTGCGCCGTGTTGCACGCAGCCCGTGCCGCCAAGATCGATGCCTTCGATGTCGTCTATTCCGACATCAACAATGAGGAAGGCTTCCTCAAGGAAGTCGACGTCATCAAACGGCTTGGCTTCAACGGCAAATCATTGATCAATCCGCGTCAGATCGAACTCTTGCACAATGCCTACGCCCCAACACAGGAAGATGTCGATTATGCCAACCGTGTCGTTGCCGCGGCTGAAAAGGCAGAGACCGAAGGGCTGGGGGTCATCGCGCTCAATGGCAAGATGATCGATGCGCCCATCGTGGATAGCGCCAAACGAGTTCTGAGCCGCGCTCAGGCTTCCGGCGTGAGACGATAGGGAGGGCTGACAATGGACAAGAACAATCATTCGACTCCGGGGAGGAGCGAGACGGTGGCAGAACCAGAACTGTTTCAGGGCTTTGCAGCAAAAATTCCTTATCTGGCCGATCCAGTCGCCAAGCTTGATCGCAAGCTGGTCGATACGGTGCAGGAAGCTGTGCGCCGTGTGGGCCTCAAGGACGGAATGACCATTTCCTTCCACCATGCCTATCGCGAGGGCGACAAGGTCATCAATATGGTGGTGCAGATCCTTGCCGATATGGGCTTCAAGGATCTGACGCTGGCTTCTTCCTCGCTGGTCTCTGCCAACGCGCCGCTTATTGAGCATATCAAGAATGGCGTGATCCGGAAGATCTACACCTCCGGCATGCGTGGCAAGCTGGCCGATGCCATCTCCCACGGGCTGATGGACGAACCGATTACCGTGCATTCTCACGGGGGGCGCTGCGCTCTCATCGAAACCGGTGAAATCAACATCGACGTCGCCTTTATCGGCGTTTCGGCATGCGATGCCTATGGCAACGCCAACGGCTTTTCAGGGCGCTCACGCTGCGGGTCGCTGGGCTATGCCATGGTCGATGCCTATTTCGCCAAGAATGTCATTATGCTGACCGAGGAAATCGTCGCCTATCCGAATGCCCCGGCCAGCATTCGTCAGGATCAGGTGGACTGGATCGTGCAGGTGGATGAGGTCGGTGATCCGGCCAAGATCTCCGTTGGTGCCGCCCGTGCCACGACCAACCCGCGCGAGCTGCTGATTGCGCGCCTGTCGGCAGAAGTCATGGAGCATGGGGGCTATTTCAAGGATGGCTTTTCCATGCAGACCGGTACCGGCGGCTCGTCCACGGCAACGGTCCGCTTCCTGGAAGATCGCATGCGCCATTTGGACATCAAGGCCCAATGGGCGCTTGGCGGTCAGACCGGTGGTATGGTCGATTTGCACAATAAGGGCCTGATCGGCACATTGCTCGACACACAGAGCTTTGATGCGGTGGCCGCCCGTTCGCTGGAATCCTCGCCCAACCATGTTGAGATTTCGGCTCACTATTACGCAAGTCCCATGTCGAAAGGGGCTGTGGTGGATCGGCTGGATATGGTGATCCTGTCGGCACTGGAAATCGATCTTGATTTCAACGTCAATGTGTTGACCGGTTCTGATGGTGTCATGCGAGGCGCCTCTGGCGGCCATTGCGATACCGCAGCTGGGGCCAAATTGTCCATCGTGGCCGCGCCGCTTATCCGCTCGCGCATCCCGACCGTGGTCAAGAATGTCACCACGCGGGTTACGCCGGGCGAAACGGTCGGTGTGCTGGTCACAGATCACGGCATAGCCGTCAACCCGAACCGACCAGACGTGGAAGAGCGGCTGCGCGCTGCCAATCTGCCGGTTCGCACCATGGAAGAACTCTATCAGCGGGCGATCTCGATTACGGGTGAACCCAAGCCGATCGAGTTCCTCGACAAGGTGGTCGGCGTTGTCCGCTATCGTGATGGCACTGTGATCGACACCGTGCGTCAGGTTGCCAAATGACAAGTGGGTCCTTCATGGATGAGGAGATAGGTGAGGGCGATCTTAAGGAAGTGATTAGTGATCCTTCTTTGGAGATCGCCACTGCGCCAACCTATGGACTATTGAAACAGGAACAACTGGGGATATCGATTTCTCCTGTTGCCCCTGCGTGGTCGTCCCTGCCGGAGCGCCTTGCCGACCTTGTCCATGAAGCCCTCGTTGCCGAAGCAACCCTCACGCCAAAGCCGGGGCTTGTGGATGCCCGCAACAACGGCTCGCACAAGGATATGACGCTGGCGACCTTTCTTGCCAGTGCCGACGCGTTGCGCCCTCTGATGGCGTCATTCGTCAAGGCGGGCATGGAAACAGCGGGTGATCCTGCTTCTGTTGCGCTGCAGGCTCTGCGCGGACACGGTCTTATCTGCGAAGAGGCAATGAATGAGGCTACCAGCGGTATCAATACACACAAGGGCGGCATCTTCGCTTTTGGCCTGTTGCTCGGCGCAGCCGGACGTTGCCTCGGGCGCGGGGAAGGACTCTCGGTCTCTGGGCTTTGTGGCGAAGCCTCGCGAATGGTCAAGGGGCTGGTGAAACGAGAGCTCGCCAACCGCGTAAAGACTGCCAACACCGCTGGGGAATATATCTATCGTCGCTATGGCCTCACTGGCGCTCGGGGCGAAGCGGAAAGCGGCTTTGAATTGGTGCGGCTCTATGCTCTTCCTGCCTTTCTTTGCTCAAGAGAGGCAGGGCAGGACGAGGACACCGCGTTGCTTGCTGCTCTGCTCGAATTGCTCATCCGCAACAGGGATACCAATCTGGTTGCCCGTGGCGGCATGGAAGGACTGTTTTTCGTGCGCCGCGAAGCGCAACGGCTCAAGGGGCAGGGCGGTGTTTTTGCCCCGGATTTCCAAGCAAGGCTGATGGCCATGGATGAAGCGCTCATTCACCGGAATCTCAGTCCCGGCGGGAGCGCTGACTTGCTAGGTGTTACCCTCTTTCTTGCACGCATCGATGCGATGGGGTTGTCGGCAAGCACGGAGGCCCCATGAAAGAACCCTGTTGGACCGATGGCCCGGAGGTCGCCCTTAAGGATATGCTGCTGGCCCGCGAACGGCGGGTGCGTCGGCGCGAAGATGGCCTCGCTCACTATCGCATGCCGACAATCACCTTTTCCGTCGTCATGCCCGGGCCGGTAAAATTGTGCCCCATGAGCGAGTTACTCGCCAAGGAGGCAGAGCGGGCCGTGCATGAAAAGCTCTCGGCTAAGGGCTGGGAGAATCACATGCTCTGGTCTCAGAATGCCTCCACTGGCCCGGAGGCGTTATTCGCTGTTGCCAGTGAGGCGGATCAGCTCAAAAAGGCGATGGTCGAGCTGGAAGAAAGTCACCCGCTAGGG from uncultured Cohaesibacter sp. carries:
- a CDS encoding extracellular solute-binding protein, yielding MKSILLATASAALLGMATMAQADTTIELQRFFGACEADYGTVTDVSKAVGECGIITSLVNKFEAENPDIKVNVTTVEWPGYNQLNAQLASNAAPDVVSVHYSAISDYSTRGLFMPLDDLFASAGIDPADFSDAARGGATKDGKMYALPFDNWTMLFHVNLNLMKEAGLVNADGTPILPTSVDEFFEQGKQFKEKTGKPYLVQIYANETAAYMRIFYTLMMQQDYDFFKDPSKIDLSGPEAKKALEFMKKIHDEGLSTLDMDYSAAVSGFSSGEGGIEVNGTWLIGDLDAQSKEEGNALSGGYTVYPVPQFYPAKNATYVDGHGWAVPRGDRDEDKMVAIGKLFKFLEDNDYEWARTGHLPAVKAVFDMPEFKALPHRDKIVEIAKIGQTLPEGVMRQFALQDIVGEELAAAINGNKSVDDALARIEERVNDLLGNL
- a CDS encoding tripartite tricarboxylate transporter substrate-binding protein, which encodes MISKVVRAALAVAAMSLVPAAAQAFEPENPECIAPANPGGGWDFTCRQVGKSLQDLGLIGSTMQVVNLAGGGGGVAYAAVVNKRGDDSNLIVAASSATATRLAQGAYPGNTMDQVRWVGAIGADYGVIAVAADSPIKDLTELMTQLKDKPSSIAVAGGSAVGGWDHLKVLIAANAAGISDVRKVKYIAFNGGGEAVTQLLAGSVQAFSGDISEAKGFVDSGDIRVIAVLSPERLDGDYAAFPTAKEQGIDAIGANWRGFYAPKGMSDEAYDFWVSKIDELYDTPQWKTVMKNNGLAPLDLQGAEFEQFVGESVAKIQQISRDIGIIK
- the ugpC gene encoding sn-glycerol-3-phosphate ABC transporter ATP-binding protein UgpC, whose translation is MSATIDINSVTKAYGALTVLDDISLSIEAGEFVVFLGPSGCGKSTLLRMIAGLESVDKGTIHIGGERIDTLPPGKRGVAMVFQTYALYPHMTVAQNMAFGLENLKVDKAEIDRRVQSAAETLEMAHLLDRRPAKLSGGQRQRVAIGRAIVKEPKAFLFDEPLSNLDAALRSRTRLELAQLHQRLGSTMIFVTHDQVEAMTLAHRIVVMHDKKIEQIGTPMEIYQRPATRFVAEFVGSPAMSMMPITGIVSAQSPDQKGATLEVEGAGMVATQVPLPASFALDGATMGVRSEDTHVVQSGADGLNLTVTVVERLGERTLLYGKLDTGLEMIVEDSGRSTVRAGETVKFDFDRSALHVFDGSGRAYHMAEEA
- a CDS encoding sugar ABC transporter permease, with amino-acid sequence MAESYRRSRWSNALFILPYMTVFLSLLVFPLFWGMWLSLNKSDLFGGARFIGLKNYYRVFSDPVFGQAVWNTVIFVLVSVPTLVALGLFLSLALNKTTRASSLLRGLFFSSTVLSVTIVTLIWRFVFIPGDGLLALLFDKMGWEQIGFLSTEGWSLFSVGVATVWWCLGLPMMLFLAALQQIPADLYEAAALDNASRWRVLTRITLPSIKSTIVLVAIVQIVMQFQLFGQAQLMTNGGPAGSSRPIVLYIFDTSFIRWDVGMGTAASEVLFLIILLAAMVQYWVTSRKGEA
- a CDS encoding tripartite tricarboxylate transporter TctB family protein, whose protein sequence is MSDRIFGAVGLLLAALFAYSSMIIEESFLSDAVGPKAFPLIIAAILAISSLTIILKPDAAPKWPTLPRFVELVASIVVMVLYAEFLPIVGFVIATAVASTYLTWRLGTSAIQSVVVGISISVGIYVIFHLLFGLSLAKGPLGF
- a CDS encoding carbohydrate ABC transporter permease, coding for MAVLSKKNKSFSPDKLTSNRALFWIAAVFAIVMIAPALWVLGLSFKDNTLLMRGSEAVFSAPYTLKNYTDLFHSSLVFRWFLNSMVVAVGQTVGVLTLSSLAGYAFARLEFPFRKTIFVIVLFGLAVPEQAVIIARHQMFSWLNMHNSYLGLMLPGMSSAFGVFLMTQFFRAIPKEIDEAALLDNTPRFRIFWKVLLPLTMPAQATLGIFTFLLAWNDYWWPLISATKKDMYTLTIGIASSQRNFAQTEGLGFLAAQAVFASLPVIIVYIFFQRNIVTAVSGGAVK